From Thermodesulfobacteriota bacterium, a single genomic window includes:
- a CDS encoding beta-ketoacyl synthase N-terminal-like domain-containing protein: MIAYITGIGWVTAAGMGCGRNFDIFSMPENPLPKFTSTDVFKKPYKRFGRMDKYSRLGLSAVAFALQDAGLEKYKEKRNIGIIASTVYGCLHTDIDYFKTTIPHGGLMASPNLFAYTLPNCFLGEAAIYFGLTGGGFVVNDSSPARLASLKIALEIIEFGEGDKMVSGVCDLGRPPNFSRGKDLPPGSIFLVIEKSPESSLQVYGELGLGKDDFINFNKQKITDLVSLVNECIVNNRRK; the protein is encoded by the coding sequence GTGATTGCTTATATTACCGGTATCGGATGGGTAACTGCGGCAGGAATGGGATGCGGAAGAAATTTTGATATTTTTTCCATGCCGGAAAACCCGTTGCCAAAATTCACCAGCACGGATGTTTTTAAGAAACCTTACAAACGTTTTGGAAGAATGGACAAATACTCGAGACTGGGTCTTTCCGCTGTTGCGTTCGCCTTGCAAGATGCCGGACTGGAAAAATACAAGGAAAAGCGAAACATCGGTATAATCGCTTCCACAGTATATGGTTGCCTTCACACAGATATCGATTACTTTAAAACAACTATTCCCCACGGAGGATTAATGGCCAGCCCAAACCTTTTTGCTTATACTTTGCCAAACTGTTTCCTTGGGGAGGCTGCCATTTATTTCGGCTTGACAGGAGGGGGATTTGTAGTAAACGACTCTTCCCCTGCAAGACTGGCAAGTTTAAAAATTGCCTTAGAAATTATCGAGTTTGGAGAAGGAGATAAAATGGTCAGCGGTGTTTGCGATTTGGGACGCCCGCCCAATTTTAGCCGGGGCAAAGACCTACCGCCAGGCTCGATCTTCCTTGTTATTGAAAAATCGCCCGAATCAAGCCTTCAGGTATATGGAGAACTTGGCCTGGGGAAAGATGATTTCATCAATTTTAATAAACAGAAAATAACCGATTTAGTGTCTTTGGTTAATGAATGTATAGTCAACAACAGACGAAAGTAA
- a CDS encoding DUF2062 domain-containing protein — protein MYSQQQTKVIFAIPVYNHSATLPGFINAALAVHGDIMVVNDGSTDKSIDVLTGLNVHLINHEKNLGKGAAIKSAALNARKLEMTHMVTADPNGRYDPADFHLFAEALNKNPDSIIVGRRNFPKRELTVLYRFSRCLAKFWFQVQTGKKLSDVRCTFRAYPLAVLENLTLRTRRNSFEIEVLTKAAWAGVNLREVSIFYNFHRSNKQAFNFKSLINNLQATLFNFHLTMRSIVPWPHQKLIVKDRPGEKISLFHPLQSIKTLLTENTSPRQLASASAMGVFLGTLPLIGCHNIAILFAASYFRLNKVVPLATSGLCVPPFVPALCIEAGYFLRHGAFLTEISIKTLGYQALERIYEWLIGSLLLAPLFAIVVGGIVFAMALFLKRTRRNSL, from the coding sequence ATGTATAGTCAACAACAGACGAAAGTAATCTTTGCCATACCTGTTTATAATCATTCTGCTACCCTGCCTGGCTTTATAAATGCTGCCCTGGCAGTACATGGAGATATTATGGTAGTAAATGACGGCAGTACAGACAAAAGCATTGATGTCCTGACAGGACTCAATGTGCATCTTATTAACCACGAGAAAAATCTGGGAAAAGGTGCTGCCATTAAATCAGCAGCCCTGAATGCGCGCAAGCTGGAAATGACCCATATGGTGACCGCAGATCCAAACGGCCGGTATGATCCTGCCGATTTTCATCTTTTTGCCGAAGCTTTAAACAAAAACCCGGACTCTATTATTGTGGGCAGACGGAATTTTCCGAAGCGTGAGTTGACTGTATTATATCGATTCAGCCGTTGTCTGGCCAAATTCTGGTTTCAAGTACAAACCGGTAAGAAACTTTCAGATGTTCGCTGTACATTTCGTGCATACCCGCTTGCGGTGCTTGAAAATTTGACCTTGAGAACCAGGCGGAATTCATTTGAAATCGAAGTGCTGACCAAAGCGGCTTGGGCCGGAGTAAATTTAAGGGAAGTAAGCATTTTTTATAATTTCCATCGGAGTAACAAACAAGCATTTAATTTTAAGTCTCTCATCAATAACCTGCAAGCCACTCTTTTTAATTTTCACCTTACCATGCGCTCAATCGTTCCCTGGCCCCATCAAAAACTTATTGTTAAAGATCGCCCAGGGGAAAAAATCAGTTTATTCCATCCGCTGCAATCCATTAAAACTCTGCTTACTGAAAATACTTCTCCCAGGCAGCTTGCATCTGCCAGTGCAATGGGAGTCTTTCTAGGTACACTGCCGCTAATTGGCTGCCATAATATTGCTATACTTTTTGCCGCAAGCTATTTTCGTCTGAACAAGGTGGTACCCCTGGCCACCAGCGGTTTGTGCGTGCCGCCGTTCGTGCCTGCGTTGTGCATTGAAGCAGGGTATTTCCTGCGGCACGGCGCCTTCTTGACGGAAATTTCCATAAAGACTTTAGGCTATCAGGCACTTGAACGGATTTACGAATGGCTGATAGGCTCACTCCTGCTTGCTCCCTTATTTGCGATAGTCGTTGGGGGTATCGTTTTTGCTATGGCTTTATTTTTAAAAAGAACCCGGAGAAATTCACTGTAA
- a CDS encoding beta-ketoacyl-[acyl-carrier-protein] synthase family protein, with translation MKQVLITDAVTITSLGNDLEQLWQGLMSGKTGIKTVRHFPVENYTSKYAACIEDLVLLGTRNKNSRIRALLDRLLANMFPVPADSFLITATTKSGIDNLEQLCRENRTDTQDILLSTILDIVSQKLKLTAKGTNINAACASSTIAIAHGAARIASGKVNSVLVCCIDIITEFIFSGFSSLKALSSFPCRPFSRTRCGLTPGEGAAAILLMSEDRAKKENLRSLGRVVGWGVSNDATHITAPAQDASGLTRAVGQALKRANLKKQDIGAISAHGTGTVYNDLMELNAFRQIFGEHQVPVYSVKGSIGHTMGAAGGIEVALGLKALSTGVVPPTVGFSDPEDGTKGLLSSKPKVISTDFLLTTNSGFGGINAAIILAKGESK, from the coding sequence CTGTTCGACATTTTCCGGTTGAAAATTACACCTCAAAATATGCGGCATGTATAGAAGACCTGGTCTTGCTTGGAACCCGGAACAAAAACTCAAGGATACGGGCACTTCTTGACCGACTGCTGGCAAACATGTTTCCGGTTCCGGCAGATTCCTTTCTTATTACCGCTACAACCAAATCCGGCATAGACAACCTTGAGCAATTATGCCGGGAGAACCGTACCGATACTCAGGATATTTTGCTATCCACCATTCTGGACATCGTTTCTCAAAAACTAAAACTTACCGCAAAAGGCACAAATATCAATGCCGCCTGTGCATCTTCCACCATTGCGATTGCCCATGGTGCTGCCAGGATTGCATCTGGAAAGGTCAATTCTGTCCTGGTGTGCTGTATCGATATTATTACCGAATTTATTTTTTCAGGATTTTCCTCCTTGAAGGCATTGTCATCATTTCCATGCCGGCCTTTTAGCCGTACCAGGTGTGGACTTACCCCAGGAGAGGGCGCAGCAGCCATTCTTTTGATGAGCGAAGATCGCGCAAAGAAAGAAAACCTGCGTTCTCTCGGACGAGTAGTCGGCTGGGGCGTATCCAACGACGCGACGCACATCACCGCACCTGCCCAGGATGCGTCCGGCTTAACGCGGGCTGTCGGCCAAGCCTTAAAAAGGGCCAATCTAAAAAAACAGGACATCGGAGCCATCAGTGCCCATGGGACAGGTACGGTTTATAACGACCTAATGGAGCTTAACGCTTTCAGACAAATCTTTGGAGAACACCAGGTTCCTGTTTATTCCGTAAAAGGCTCTATCGGACATACCATGGGAGCGGCAGGCGGTATCGAAGTTGCTCTTGGTTTGAAAGCACTTTCCACCGGAGTCGTCCCTCCCACCGTCGGTTTCTCTGATCCGGAAGACGGTACCAAAGGACTTTTAAGTTCCAAGCCCAAAGTAATATCGACTGACTTTCTGCTGACTACAAACTCGGGATTCGGAGGAATTAACGCTGCCATCATCTTGGCAAAAGGAGAAAGCAAGTGA